In the genome of Coregonus clupeaformis isolate EN_2021a chromosome 11, ASM2061545v1, whole genome shotgun sequence, one region contains:
- the LOC121577362 gene encoding uncharacterized protein LOC121577362 yields MKVFEVGDSVSRFRLAESCVGLAGCLCVAYSVWTPHWLNDQGLWTNGNNSTNTDSDQTRGIIFNALEAEQVFGVLSFFMAVSSGALCLVFALCWTSQTVRSYSNTRSLLMAGQALYPTVLLLLILGPTGFFFLLSWSLFTYQHWVTISDDFTCLGSSYWLGALGWALLLVALPVVFLVEQCVVPDILTELTKATEGWRRTSEVPYAKRSFSESRQHCHEDESHEDVERGLKMYISVP; encoded by the exons ATGAAGGTGTTTGAGGTGGGTGACTCTGTGAGTCGGTTCAGGCTGGCTGAGTCGTGTGTGGGGCTGGcagggtgtctgtgtgtggcctACTCTGTGTGGACCCCTCACTGGCTCAATGACCAGGGACTGTGGACTAATGGCAACAACAGCACCAACACGGACAGTGACCAGACCAGGGGCATTATCTTTAACG ccTTGGAGGCAGAGCAAGTATTTGGGGTGCTGTCGTTCTTCATGGCTGTGAGTTCTGGGGCTCTGTGTCTGGTGTTCGCCCTCTGCTGGACGTCCCAGACGGTGCGCTCCTACTCCAACACCCGCTCTCTACTTATGGCAGGCCAGGCCCTCTACCCCactgtcctgctgctcctcatTTTGGGACCCACAG gattcTTCTTCCTCCTCAGCTGGTCCCTCTTCACCTACCAGCACTGGGTAACGATCAGCGATGACTTCACCTGCCTGGGCTCCTCCTATTGGCTGGGCGCCCTGGGCTGGGCCCTGCTATTGGTTGCTCTGCCCGTGGTCTTCCTGGTGGAGCAGTGTGTGGTCCCGGACATCCTGACGGAACTCACGAAGGCCACCGAGGGGTGGCGGCGCACATCTGAGGTACCGTACGCCAAACGCTCGTTCAGCGAGAGTCGTCAGCATTGTCATGAAGACGAGAGTCATGAAGACGTGGAGAGAGGGCTGAAGATGTACATATCAGTACCctga